DNA sequence from the Falco peregrinus isolate bFalPer1 unplaced genomic scaffold, bFalPer1.pri scaffold_29, whole genome shotgun sequence genome:
gcagcagcaggtgaaaggTGAGAAGACACAGCTGAGTTCCTGTGGTGTGCCTCTAAATAGAGACTGCGCAGGCAAGGTTTCTTGCTGTTAGCCAAGCTCGCTCCATGCCTCCGGCTCCCCCTAAGTGTCCAGGCACGGCGTTCGCCATTCCTAGGCTGGCGGCCTGCCAGACTCTGGCTTTCCACCAACAGGAGCACGTCGGTGGTGCTGCACAGTGCAGGGCCAGGCGGAGGCAAGCCTCAGATCTTCACAGAGCTCTGGCTAGCAACGCTGTCAGCCGTGGGGCAGGGCATGTGCAAGCATGGGTCGTTGGGCTGCAGGAGAGCCTCGTGGGATCAGTGTGCTGGATTGTCACTTCCTCCTTTGCTCAGCCAGGTGCTGGGGAAAGTCAGTATAACCGTATTGACTGACTCACTGGTGGGTCTCGGCACCCATTCTCCAGCTGCGAGCTGGCCCACTTGGCACAGCCCAGCGCACAGCTGAGTCGAACATAAGCTACAGGCTTTCCCTGGACTCTGCCCCAACTAGagtgcttctgcttctctctgccttcttcctgGGCATGTGTCTGTCTTGTCCCCTTCTGACCTACAGCCTTGCTGTGtccctttgatttctttctgcttggccTGTTGTCCCCTGATGAAGCTCCTCTCAACAAAGTTGGCGATAATGTGCTGTGTTTGCTGCCACCATTCACTTGCACGGTTGCTTCCTGCATCCATAGCGGCACCTACTGcagtctgtgctgtgctgagctcagctgtgctcccGACTCGGCTGCTCTCCACAAGCATAACTGTAGCAGGATGAATAGTAGTGCACAAGTCCTTTGTTGTCCCTTGTTGATGATGCCTCAGTAGAGTTGCACTGCCTATGAATGGGGGCGTTTCTGTGGGGAGAGCATCTCATTTGCCTTGTTTGCTTCACCCCAGTAACAGCTTTAAactctgaagaagagaaggatccTCCCACCTACGAGGAAGCCTTCCCTGCGCTCCCTGAGAAAGCAGCATGTTTGGAAGCTGCCTGGGAACCTGCTGGGCCCTGGAGCAAAATCCGGCCAATAAAGGCTTCTGTCATCACTCAGGTTGGTGGGAGTGGGTGTCTtatctccctccttttcatccCTCCAAAAAGTAGGTGAAGTGAAGCTTTCCCTGGAGTATGAAATCCCTTAGTGTGTCAGAGTAACTGCCTCTTTGCTGTCCTTTGCCCTGGGGCACAAGGAAGACTGCAGCTGAATGCTAGGACTGCTCTGGAGGGGGAGGGATGTGTTGAAAAACGGCCCAGACAAAGCTCTGCATCCCTGTTGCACAGAGAGCTGGAACAGGCCTGAAGGGAGGATTGCAGAGGGAGGCACTGACAATCCAAAGCACACTGACAccttgctgtgccctgcttgtGTCTGTCCCGTGGCTGAGCAGGTGTTCCATGTGccactggaggagaggaaatacaaggacatgaatcagTTTGGAGAAGGCGAGCAGGCCAAGATCTGCCTTGACATCATGCAGAAGATGGGAGCTCACCTGGAGCTGTCTCTCGCAAAGGACCAGGGCCTTTCGATCGTGGTCTCTGGCAAGCCGGAAGCAGTCACGAAGGCTCGGAAGCAGATTGTCGCTCGACTGCAGACTCAGGTGAGGGCATCTAACTGTTTCTGCCTTCGTCTTTGCTCTTCGCCAAGACTCGCAAATGCTTTGAGACCCTTGGGCCCGTGTGCTTGTAAGCCAAAGAGGTATGACTAATTCAGCTTTGCCGTACGTTTTCAAAGCCCCCAACTGGCAATTTGGAATGGGAATGAGGCTTAAAATAGGGTTCCAAGGTAATTACAGGCCGTGGTGTTGCATGAAGCGTGGAGTCTGCAATCTCCGGAACATTTGAGTTGCAACCAGTGACTTTGTGctgaggtgctggtgctggagggggtgCAGGAGCCTCACACACAAAGCTAGTAGTGTGTGAGAACGGGactgtgcttttcctgaagtCCTTCAGAGGAGAACGTGGAaggctgggagaaagaaaagtagagAAAAGGAAGTCCTGCCAAAAGCCGAAAGCTTCGGGTCAGGGTTCTGCCTTGTGTAACTCAAGGCACACTGGTAAGGAGCCACAACCCTGTTGTTTCGGTTGCTTCAGTCCTCTAGGTTTTGATCTCTTACCTTAAGGTTCTTGAGCTCATAGTCAAGGTGGTAGCTCTTGTTAGGATGTATCGCAGCCAGGTGTTGCAGTGTGTTTTAAAGTATAATGCCAAAGGTAGGTAATGCAATGTTAATACCATGTCTGCTTAGCGCTGTTCAGCCCCTGTGTCATACCCtgccagaggaaagagaaaggaacgAAACCCTACATCCACAATgtgcatctgaaaaaacagttcagGTCGTGCCGCCACAGATCCGTGAGCCACTGTTCTCAAATATACCTCCTTCTGCCCTGGCCCCAGGTCTGGAAGGTGTGTCTGTATTCCAGCTTCTCTTGGGCTTGGCTGGCTTCAGGACAGgaacacagagctgaaaagtcACACCGAGtgatcttttcttcatcttttatttttccattatagcTTGAATGTTCATTGTCTGATTGCTGTTAGTGGTTGCCTAATCACAGGGATCAAGAGCACGATAGCAGTCGTCAGCTACCAGAGCTGTAAAAACTcagtgagaagggaagaagtcaGGAAGCCCTTGTATAGACCAGCCCTTTAGTGGTAGATTGAGAAGGACCCCTTTTCCGTGTGGGGCCTTCTAGAAGCAGTCCCAGGAGCAGCACGTGCTACACTTGAAGACACCTTAGCACTTAAGTAGCGGTAAGCATCTGctagctgcctgcctcctgcagtaGGTTTCTGGTgttgaatttctctttcctagGAGTCATACTGTATGTCTTGTTCTCTGTAGCCTTGGCAGCAGATGCCAGAGTTCAGATAAACTCCAGCTGTGCGCTGCCATCTCAGTTGTTGTCTGGTGTCTTACACTGGAGGAGAGGCACCTCCTCGTCTGTGTCGGAAGGCCTTTGCTAATTCAGAGTACTGCTCCTGTGCAAACAGAAGGGTTTTGAGGGAAAGGTGGGGTTTATACTCCTGGCATAGAGGCACTGTAGATCAGCTGGTACAGTGTCAGCCCTCGGACAGAATGTGCTGGGAAGGCGTTGTGTTTGCTCTGAGGAGCAGTACCACTGAGCAGCGTCTACCTTGCTTTCCCTGGCTCTGTTCCTGTGGATCTGCCAGTGCAGGCAAGGCTTTTCACAGACGCTTGGTTCTTCTGCCGCAGGCTTCAGCGACAGTTGCCATCCCCAAGGAGCACCACCGTTTTGTCATTGGAAAGAAGGGTGAGAAGCTGCAGGACCTGAAGCTCAAAACTGCAACCAAAATGCAGGTCCCCCGCCCAGACGACCCCAGCAACCAGATCAAGATCAGCGGCACTAAAGAAGGGATTGAGAAGGCCCGGCACGAGATCCTGCTTATCTCCGCTGAGCAGGTACCTCAGTACTGTGATCTCTCTCATGGCATTACCTGGTCAGCCTTTTTGCTTCCCCACGGTATAGTCGGGGTTTGCAGCCACCGTGGCTACAGTCAGTGGCTAACGTTAGCCTGAACAGAGAGGTATACTGTGCCACTCGCCGGCTGTATGAGCACCGCTGCCAGGTCCTGAAACTTCTTGTGCTGCGTTTTGTCCATCTCTGAGGCCAAAACAAGCATTTGATAGTTGAAGTGAAGCGTCTTAGGTGCCAGCCGAGATAAGGCAGGAGATCACAGGGGTGAATATTGTaaacaaggagcagcagcagcaaccgtATTTGTAGATGGAAAGAGGTGGAGATCTACAAGCCCGCAAACTGAGAAGGTTGCTTGGGCCAGAGTGTCAGGCAGGACACCCCTGGGAGCttagctgtgcctggcagagaCTGTAATATAGAGGGCAGTTCCCACCAAGGTCTGTTGCGGGCTCTTCCAGGATAAGCGTGCCGTGGAGCGGCTGGACGTGGAGAAAGTGTACCACCCTTTCATTGCTGGCCCTTACAACAAGCTGGTGAGGGAGCTCATGCGGGACACAGGGACGCGCATCAACATTCCTCCACCCAGTGTCAACAAGACAGAGATAGTCTTCAGCGGAGAAAAGGAGCAACTAGCCCAGGCTGTGGCTCGAGTTAAGAAGATCTATGAGGAGAAGGTACGGATGGTCCATAAAGcttcccaccttcccctggCACCTGCTCCTAGGCACTCTTCCCTTCTTGTTCTACTTTTGTGCATCCCTCTGTTGCACCTGGCTCAGCAGCCCTTGCAGTACATGACCCCGAATCCTACCGTTTCCTCACTTGGCAgagtgggagctgggctgataCTATCCGGGAGGTGACAGATTTCTCGCTTTTCTGTATCGTGGGAATTAGCAGGCCACCAAGAGCTCCCCTGGCTCTTGTTCACACCGGGGCTactaaggaaggaaagaagtgtGAAGTCTACAGTGGTGGCCAGCTGACAGTATCAAAGCTGCTACATAAGCAGAAGTTGCTGAAGAGTGAATGTCACTCCAGTTTATTTCCCACAGCCAACGCTGCTGTGAATATCCTTGTTGTGGGTTGCTGGGCTGTTTCTCCTCGTGGTTAGGTCTGTATTTGTACCAGTCTGGATTTCAACAATCGGCTTATAGCCTGCACAGTGTTGCATTacagcactgcctgggagaCGGCTGGGAGTTGAACCCTGTTGTCCAAC
Encoded proteins:
- the LOC129783335 gene encoding vigilin-like; this translates as MGAFLWGEHLICLVCFTPVTALNSEEEKDPPTYEEAFPALPEKAACLEAAWEPAGPWSKIRPIKASVITQVFHVPLEERKYKDMNQFGEGEQAKICLDIMQKMGAHLELSLAKDQGLSIVVSGKPEAVTKARKQIVARLQTQASATVAIPKEHHRFVIGKKGEKLQDLKLKTATKMQVPRPDDPSNQIKISGTKEGIEKARHEILLISAEQDKRAVERLDVEKVYHPFIAGPYNKLVRELMRDTGTRINIPPPSVNKTEIVFSGEKEQLAQAVARVKKIYEEKKKKTTTLAVEVKKSQHKYVIGPKGNSLQEILEKTGVSVEIPPIDSSSETLILRGEPEKLGQALTEVYAKVLTRWARPPLKVP